A genomic stretch from Nitrospinaceae bacterium includes:
- a CDS encoding aminodeoxychorismate/anthranilate synthase component II: MPRVLMIDNYDSFTYNLVQYLAELGAEVTVWRNDQFELNKVGEFAPDLVMVSPGPSVPENAGLSIPLIERYRGEIPIVGVCLGHQAVAVASGAKVVRAGRIMHGKTSEVHHDGKGLFRGLPNPLTATRYHSLIVERESLPDNIEVCAETTEGEIMGIRIKDMPVAGVQFHPESILSPEGMDLLRNAIEGGVEVGG, from the coding sequence ATGCCACGCGTATTAATGATCGATAACTACGATTCGTTTACCTATAACCTTGTCCAGTATCTTGCTGAACTGGGGGCTGAGGTCACGGTATGGCGAAATGATCAGTTCGAGCTGAATAAAGTGGGGGAGTTCGCGCCCGATTTGGTGATGGTTTCGCCGGGACCTAGTGTTCCCGAAAATGCTGGATTGTCCATACCGTTGATCGAGCGCTATCGCGGTGAAATACCTATTGTTGGCGTGTGTTTGGGGCATCAAGCTGTTGCGGTGGCCTCCGGGGCAAAGGTGGTTCGCGCGGGTCGAATTATGCACGGCAAAACGTCCGAGGTGCATCACGACGGCAAAGGTTTGTTCAGGGGTCTACCAAATCCTTTGACGGCAACCCGGTACCACAGTCTCATTGTCGAGCGCGAATCATTGCCGGATAACATTGAGGTGTGCGCCGAAACGACCGAGGGCGAGATCATGGGGATACGCATCAAGGATATGCCCGTGGCTGGCGTGCAATTCCACCCCGAATCAATACTATCGCCCGAGGGCATGGACCTGCTTCGCAACGCTATTGAGGGCGGAGTAGAGGTCGGGGGTTGA